Genomic window (Scleropages formosus chromosome 16, fSclFor1.1, whole genome shotgun sequence):
CCGGTGTGTGCAGGGAATCCCTCGTGTGCGCCGTTTGCATCCCGTGTAATGGAATTCAAAAGGTGCAATTGATTTAGGGAGAGAGCCGGTCCAGCGACAGGGGTGGGCGCCTGTCTGACGACAGCCTGGTTTCACACTAAATCCTCTCCTCGTCATAGCGGCCAGGGGCCCAGCTGCTCACCAGTCGATACGTGTCCAGGCATCCATCAGAGGAGAATTTATTCCTGTTGCATAcattttgcattcatgtatttaaCTCTGGTTTTTTATTTAGCTCAAATATTTCTCGCAGGTCTCTCCTGGAGGAGCTACCATCCCCCATCATGCTGTCCTTATCACGGTATAAAAATCTAAAATCAGAACAGCATAGGTTGCTCAGTTCCACCAAGGATTCTCTTCTGATTTATAACACCttgcaaatttaatttgcttgttTTCTAAACCAGGTTCAAGCCACAGTAGGTGTGTGCAGTGCAGCACtcgatgttcatcactttgtCATCATGCAGGAAACTGTGCATTCTGTGCAATGTCTCACCCGTATAACATCAAACTGTGAGCTGCACATGTTGCACAATTATGTGTTTGTTCTTCACGTTCATCCATAGGGCGTCTTCCCCAGCGACAGAGTCCGAGGCTCATGGAGGTACCCTTCACGAACCTGGAGCTGGCATTCATTCTGATCGCCTTCATGGTTTTCTCCATGTTCAGCCTGGCGTCTGTCCTCAGCAATCGAAACGACAGAGCACAAGGTGAGCTCAATGTGAAACCATTTctcttcaaaataaaaaaaaaaaaatactttggaCTTTATTGAAACATGTCCCTGTAGCACATAGAAATTCAGGTACTATGAGGCAGCAATCCTACAGGGGAATTCTTTAGATCTTATTAAAGAATTTCATCATAGAGATTTTCATCTCATTAGCTGCACACTAAATTGCAACCATAAAGTAATACAAATTGGAGACTCACGGAATAAAGAAATCTACATCATAGTAATTGCTACAGTGAGCCTGATTTTGATTCTTCGAAAAGACATTACAAGTATTTCTACACTTAAATGATTAAAACGGCAATGTTTTGGCAATTTGTTGGATTATTAAGATGACTATAACACGATTCATCGATGTCAATCCAGTACTTCACAATAATATGTCATGCTGCTATGCCTTCCGCAGACGAAAGCTCAAGTGAAGAATATGCAAAACTCAGGAGCACCTCCAAGCAAAAACAATCCACAAAGCCAAAAGTTGCAAATGTGAAAGGAGTGGTATAATTTAAGAGAGAATGTGGTATTTGCATACTTACGACTGCAAAGGCGAAGTTGGTAAGCGCTGAAAAGTGGTACCTGGCAAATCACgagaaaaaacagacacacaaagcaggAGTCTAGGAGAccaaaacaaaattacaaaccTTAAATGGGCCTGTTTCCAAAAAGTCTGAACTAGCACTACCGgacttaaatacacacacacacacacattttcagaaccgctcgtcccttacggggtcacggggaaccggagcctacccggcaacacagggcgtaaggccggagggggaaggggacgcacccaggacgggacgccagtccgtcacaaggcaccccaagcgggactcgaaccccagacccaccggagagtaggactgcggtccaacccactgcgccaccgcaccccccaccggacttaaatatttctgaatattctttttgcttgttttattttgttttcggAAGACAATCGCACCCATTCTAAGGACAATTAAGAAAGTGAATCAAATTCTGAACTACATGGTATCTTTGGAGCACACAACATAAAAATGCTGGATGCTATTCCAGGATGAAGGATGTGTTGAATTGCTGGCATCAGGATACCCGAGCAGAGTTGGGCTTCTTGTTTCAACGCACGTCACGTACCGCAAACATGGCCTGTCGGAGGACTGGAGAACAAATACAATTAGTGGGCAAGCACTAGAGGGAGACCTTTCCCACCCATTCATAGACGTCCTCTCACTTGGGCTGGTCAACAAGTTCACGTTTTTAACACAGCGTGACAGTTCCAACCACTTTTGGTTTCATATGGCAATCCATGTTTGACTGCTGAAGTTGCTCTTTAAGATTTCATTAGTTTCCTTACTACTTAAATAAAGGACCTCCCTCTTGCAGAGTAGCGGAAGAGCACATACCTTCACATCTTGCCCTCTCATTGATTCCTTTTACTCCCAAAGATATTATAAACTCCGTGC
Coding sequences:
- the LOC114912422 gene encoding small integral membrane protein 31-like, with product MFHHLWGRLPQRQSPRLMEVPFTNLELAFILIAFMVFSMFSLASVLSNRNDRAQDESSSEEYAKLRSTSKQKQSTKPKVANVKGVV